A region from the Oceanidesulfovibrio marinus genome encodes:
- a CDS encoding molybdopterin-dependent oxidoreductase yields the protein MSDFKTVYTICGMCTVRCPAQAFVKDGEVSFVRGNPHAGGIKGSLCARGAAGVALTMDDERPQTPLIREGERGEGKWRSVSWDEALDYVADKIKELQAKHGKETVLFSDRGGPFRDHYRAFLRGIGTPNYCNHDSACARNVQHGAMSVYGFGRKTVSYDLKNAKHVVLQTRNIFEAINVKEVNDLLDAMDNGCKLTVIDVRANIPASKADNVFIIRPGSDYGFNLAVLHVMLRDGLYDKEFADKWIQDLPALEEFVRPYTPEWAEKETGAPAAAIEDFVKQIWEAAPSVIWHPGWMTARYSDSFYVSRTAYLISALLGCVGAKGGLPLVSKPGDVGAKGLKSFMNLYPKPEAKRVDGVGWEQGMTHLDPGPGLVNLAYKAIETGKPYPITAYIAHRHDPLMAFPDKRDVLESWKNLELLVSVTFSWSDTAWNADVVLPLSPYLERDSIIATKNGLSPHFFKRNQAMKPRYDTKAEWEIYSELAKRFGLDEMVFDTIEDLWNFQLQETGVTLEDFEATGTAKLTDSAVYKEVNEKTFKTPSGKVEVISAALEKSGLESLPAYKAPAHPPAGRYRITFGRCGLHTQGHTVNNPLLFERMPENILWMHPEAAQKLGIESGEYVEVGNNGYTGRIRAYITQFIHPEAVFMVHGFGHDLPAESRAFGKGAADNMLMPKGIDNYDKAGGAIAMQEHFIEVRKTAA from the coding sequence ATGAGCGATTTCAAAACTGTCTACACCATTTGCGGTATGTGCACCGTGCGCTGCCCGGCCCAGGCCTTTGTCAAGGACGGCGAGGTCTCTTTTGTCCGGGGCAACCCCCATGCGGGTGGCATCAAGGGCTCGCTCTGCGCGCGCGGCGCCGCCGGCGTAGCTCTGACCATGGACGACGAGCGGCCGCAGACCCCGCTCATCCGCGAAGGCGAGCGCGGCGAGGGTAAGTGGCGCAGCGTGTCCTGGGATGAAGCGCTCGACTACGTGGCCGACAAAATCAAGGAACTCCAGGCCAAGCACGGCAAGGAGACCGTCCTCTTCTCCGACCGCGGCGGCCCCTTCCGCGACCACTACCGCGCCTTCCTCCGCGGCATCGGCACGCCCAACTACTGCAACCACGACTCGGCCTGCGCCCGCAACGTCCAGCATGGCGCCATGAGCGTCTACGGCTTCGGCCGCAAGACCGTGAGCTACGACCTCAAGAACGCCAAGCACGTGGTCCTGCAGACCCGCAACATCTTCGAGGCCATCAACGTCAAGGAGGTCAACGACCTGCTCGACGCCATGGACAATGGCTGCAAGCTCACGGTCATCGACGTGCGCGCCAACATCCCGGCCTCCAAGGCGGACAACGTCTTCATCATCCGCCCCGGCAGCGACTACGGCTTCAACCTAGCCGTGCTCCACGTGATGCTCCGCGACGGGCTCTACGACAAGGAGTTCGCCGACAAGTGGATTCAGGACCTGCCGGCCCTGGAAGAGTTCGTGAGGCCCTACACGCCCGAGTGGGCCGAGAAAGAGACCGGCGCGCCGGCCGCGGCCATTGAGGACTTTGTCAAGCAGATTTGGGAAGCGGCGCCGTCTGTGATCTGGCATCCAGGCTGGATGACCGCGCGCTACTCCGACTCCTTCTACGTCTCGCGCACGGCGTATCTCATCAGCGCGCTGCTGGGTTGCGTGGGCGCCAAGGGCGGTCTGCCCCTGGTCTCCAAGCCCGGCGACGTTGGCGCGAAGGGGCTCAAGTCCTTCATGAACCTCTATCCCAAGCCCGAGGCCAAGCGCGTGGACGGCGTGGGCTGGGAGCAGGGCATGACCCATCTCGACCCCGGCCCCGGCCTGGTGAACCTGGCCTACAAGGCCATCGAGACCGGCAAACCGTATCCCATCACGGCGTACATCGCCCACCGCCATGATCCGCTCATGGCCTTCCCGGACAAGCGCGACGTGCTGGAGTCCTGGAAGAACCTGGAGCTGCTCGTCTCCGTGACCTTCAGCTGGTCCGACACGGCCTGGAACGCTGACGTGGTGTTGCCGCTCTCGCCGTACCTGGAGCGCGACTCCATCATCGCTACCAAGAACGGCCTGTCCCCGCACTTCTTCAAGCGCAACCAGGCCATGAAACCGCGCTACGACACCAAGGCCGAGTGGGAGATCTACTCCGAGCTGGCCAAGCGCTTCGGCCTGGACGAGATGGTCTTCGACACCATCGAGGATCTCTGGAACTTCCAGCTCCAGGAAACCGGCGTGACCCTGGAGGACTTCGAGGCCACGGGCACGGCCAAGCTCACGGACTCGGCCGTGTATAAGGAAGTGAACGAGAAGACCTTCAAGACGCCGTCCGGCAAGGTGGAGGTCATCTCGGCCGCGCTGGAGAAGAGCGGGCTGGAGTCACTCCCGGCGTACAAGGCCCCGGCGCATCCGCCGGCGGGCCGCTACCGCATCACCTTTGGCCGCTGCGGCCTGCACACCCAGGGCCACACCGTGAACAACCCGCTGCTCTTTGAACGCATGCCCGAGAACATCCTCTGGATGCACCCGGAAGCGGCTCAGAAGCTGGGCATCGAAAGCGGCGAGTATGTGGAGGTGGGCAACAACGGCTACACCGGCCGGATTCGCGCCTACATCACGCAGTTCATCCACCCGGAGGCCGTGTTCATGGTCCATGGCTTTGGCCATGACCTGCCGGCCGAGAGCCGGGCCTTTGGCAAGGGCGCCGCGGACAATATGCTCATGCCCAAGGGCATCGACAACTACGACAAGGCCGGCGGCGCCATCG
- a CDS encoding 4Fe-4S dicluster domain-containing protein, giving the protein MSQYKIKFNRKRCIACEACLVHCKAKNKVPAGLSYNKLTVGDYEEKDGKPVLKLNYRACYHCPDPACVPACPTEAIHIREEDGIVWIDQDACIGCQQCIEACPWDVPVYDPEQNLTFKCDYCRDLVDQGMDPACVAGCTAKALSFVKK; this is encoded by the coding sequence ATGAGTCAATACAAGATCAAGTTCAACAGGAAACGGTGCATCGCCTGCGAGGCGTGTCTTGTCCACTGCAAGGCCAAGAACAAGGTCCCTGCCGGACTATCCTACAACAAACTCACGGTTGGCGACTACGAGGAAAAAGACGGCAAGCCGGTTCTGAAGCTGAACTACCGCGCCTGCTACCACTGCCCGGACCCGGCCTGCGTGCCGGCCTGCCCCACCGAGGCCATCCACATCCGCGAAGAGGACGGCATCGTCTGGATCGACCAGGACGCGTGCATCGGCTGCCAGCAGTGCATCGAGGCGTGCCCGTGGGACGTGCCGGTGTACGACCCGGAGCAGAACCTGACCTTCAAGTGCGACTACTGCCGCGATCTGGTGGACCAGGGAATGGACCCGGCGTGCGTGGCCGGCTGTACGGCCAAGGCCCTGAGCTTCGTGAAGAAGTAA
- a CDS encoding acyltransferase family protein yields MQHRLYSAQLDGLRFFAFLLVFIHHHPSCKGVPVVCVLHNYGWVGVDLFFALSAFLFTFLLNAEMAKTGTLDLKKFYIRRVLRVCPLYYLFIVFSMLVYLFWYGAPWTGTFLLRVLGLFSFTDNILSGFMGYNLLPFAPHLWTISYEVQFYIIIPAAILIFSRMPVRRVLLVLAAIFATLFTFRLLLIRADVPHPAIWVLPATHFESMVLGMVIGYGGFNFLLKAARPIYWFILGIVLTSGIFLFPNVDTISPLLMATYALAGIGPALILFAALHGRGLRRLLSWAPFVYLGKRSYGLYVYHFLGIHLTDVLTGYAGGLPSGKAATFVYALAITTGISALSYRFVEAPFLRRKMKFELVASRPV; encoded by the coding sequence ATGCAACATCGACTCTATTCCGCTCAGCTGGACGGCCTGCGATTTTTCGCCTTTCTGCTGGTCTTCATCCACCACCACCCTTCGTGCAAGGGCGTGCCGGTCGTGTGCGTTCTCCACAACTACGGCTGGGTCGGGGTCGATCTCTTTTTCGCGCTCTCCGCGTTCCTGTTTACTTTCCTGCTGAATGCCGAGATGGCGAAGACCGGCACCCTGGACCTCAAAAAGTTCTATATCCGCCGGGTGCTCAGGGTCTGCCCGCTGTACTATCTGTTCATCGTCTTCTCCATGCTGGTCTACCTCTTCTGGTACGGCGCGCCGTGGACCGGGACATTCCTGCTCCGCGTCCTGGGCCTCTTCTCCTTTACGGACAACATCCTGTCGGGCTTTATGGGGTACAACCTGCTGCCCTTTGCGCCGCACCTCTGGACGATTTCCTACGAGGTCCAGTTCTACATCATCATCCCGGCGGCGATTCTGATATTCTCCCGGATGCCCGTGCGCAGGGTTCTGCTGGTACTTGCCGCCATTTTCGCAACCTTGTTCACCTTCAGGCTGCTGCTGATCCGGGCCGACGTGCCACACCCGGCGATCTGGGTCCTTCCGGCCACGCACTTCGAGTCCATGGTGCTCGGCATGGTGATCGGCTACGGCGGGTTCAACTTCCTGCTGAAAGCGGCCAGGCCCATCTACTGGTTCATCCTGGGCATCGTCCTGACCTCCGGGATTTTCCTGTTCCCGAACGTGGACACGATCTCGCCCCTGTTGATGGCGACATACGCTCTGGCCGGGATTGGCCCCGCACTGATCCTGTTCGCCGCCCTCCACGGCAGAGGGCTCAGGCGACTACTCTCGTGGGCGCCGTTCGTGTACCTCGGCAAACGCTCCTACGGCCTGTATGTCTACCATTTCCTGGGGATTCATCTCACCGACGTCCTGACCGGGTATGCAGGCGGGCTTCCTTCCGGAAAGGCGGCGACGTTCGTGTACGCGCTGGCTATCACCACCGGCATCTCCGCGCTGTCGTACCGTTTTGTCGAAGCGCCGTTCCTCCGGCGCAAGATGAAGTTCGAGCTGGTCGCCTCGCGTCCTGTCTGA
- a CDS encoding class I SAM-dependent methyltransferase yields MPQVSTPATAQEINEASLDELLDAARAKFEVHFEPVTVDGQPFQVLQISDMERYVDQLADQAGDGPLELPFWAKLWPASVLLAYYAKRFQPKPGQRALEMGAGVGLTGLVAASKGYDTVISDIETDALIFSRANILKNGLENKASVARVDFGADKERDTLTDRFDLILGAEVLYIEDTYRPLTKFIGRHLATGADAECVLSMSYTRKAHGFFQRAEKEFNIQQQVMGFKANESEDGDDPERFLCALYRLTQRKAGSAA; encoded by the coding sequence ATGCCCCAAGTTTCCACCCCCGCCACTGCGCAGGAAATCAACGAAGCCAGCCTGGACGAGCTGCTGGACGCGGCCCGCGCCAAGTTCGAGGTCCATTTCGAGCCCGTGACCGTAGACGGGCAGCCGTTTCAGGTTCTTCAGATAAGCGACATGGAGCGCTACGTGGACCAGCTGGCCGACCAGGCCGGCGACGGCCCGCTGGAGCTGCCCTTCTGGGCCAAGCTGTGGCCCGCCTCCGTGCTGCTGGCCTACTACGCCAAACGTTTCCAGCCCAAGCCCGGCCAGCGCGCCCTGGAGATGGGCGCCGGCGTGGGCCTGACCGGCCTGGTGGCCGCCTCCAAGGGCTATGACACCGTGATATCGGACATCGAGACCGACGCGCTTATCTTCTCGCGCGCCAACATCCTCAAGAACGGCCTGGAGAACAAAGCCAGCGTCGCCCGGGTAGATTTCGGCGCGGACAAGGAGCGGGATACGCTGACCGATCGCTTCGACCTCATCCTCGGCGCCGAGGTTCTGTATATAGAGGATACATACCGCCCTCTGACCAAGTTCATCGGCCGGCACCTCGCGACCGGAGCGGATGCCGAGTGCGTGCTCTCCATGAGCTACACGCGCAAGGCCCACGGCTTTTTCCAGCGCGCCGAGAAAGAGTTCAACATCCAGCAGCAGGTCATGGGCTTCAAGGCCAACGAGAGCGAGGACGGCGACGATCCCGAGCGATTCCTCTGCGCGCTCTACCGCCTCACGCAGCGCAAGGCAGGGAGCGCCGCATGA
- a CDS encoding YcaO-like family protein, producing MIRVEPCPKGYTRDQDKTTPPSETVARVKQALSAKGRDILAETKRIDTGRLDIPVFLSVCGEAAKRVMPTRKQMGKGASPEQAEASALMELVERFSFFSFWEDAEFALMTYSEALAQAESLGLPPVMPVSEILASVNEELPEADALRVLDTMRWLFHPVTALGEEREALTPLDWFKILGEFNGTCAGNAPAESLLQGGCELVERHVCALWDRERMETPTIRHESIDDPVLLELLRKFTDRNIRVVLKDFSMSMPAPTVAAAAYDPNTWPDRSEIVFTAGTAASPVKAAIRALTEVAQLGGDFETGSVYEASGLPKLEGPDDFEALAEGPRVDLNALPSIEADDIAKELAALCAGLREKELTYYAVDLTRPDLLLPAHYGFVPGLQFRERDTRPSLGLFVGRMLAEGADPEEAERGLAVIADVYGDDAFFLPFFRGMLALRQEQLLAAEEWFQEAEPLQPDDDKKALAAFYIAYVKTLMQDWQGSIPCLDRAIRLSQDVKEYFNLRGVAKFKQAMYEEAACDFEAALGLDKGSAMDIANLGVCNRHMGNDDKAVELLSAALELDPSLEFARNHLNDLNSGV from the coding sequence ATGATCCGCGTCGAGCCGTGCCCCAAGGGCTACACCCGCGACCAGGACAAGACCACCCCGCCCTCGGAGACCGTTGCCCGCGTCAAGCAGGCGCTGTCGGCCAAGGGCCGCGACATCCTGGCCGAGACCAAGCGCATCGACACCGGCCGGCTGGACATCCCTGTATTCCTTTCCGTGTGCGGCGAGGCAGCCAAGCGCGTGATGCCCACCCGCAAACAGATGGGCAAGGGCGCTTCCCCGGAGCAGGCCGAGGCATCTGCGCTCATGGAGCTGGTGGAGCGCTTCTCCTTCTTCAGCTTCTGGGAGGACGCCGAGTTCGCCCTGATGACGTACTCCGAAGCGCTGGCCCAGGCCGAATCGCTGGGGCTGCCGCCGGTCATGCCCGTGTCCGAGATCCTCGCTTCCGTGAATGAGGAGCTGCCCGAGGCGGACGCGCTGCGCGTTCTGGACACCATGCGCTGGCTCTTCCACCCGGTCACGGCCCTGGGCGAGGAGCGCGAGGCTTTAACGCCCCTGGACTGGTTCAAGATCCTCGGCGAGTTCAACGGCACCTGCGCCGGTAATGCCCCGGCCGAGTCCCTGCTGCAGGGCGGGTGCGAGCTGGTGGAACGCCACGTCTGCGCCCTCTGGGACCGCGAACGCATGGAAACGCCCACCATCCGCCACGAGTCCATCGACGACCCGGTGCTGCTGGAGCTGCTCCGAAAGTTCACCGATCGCAACATCCGGGTGGTGCTCAAGGACTTCTCCATGTCCATGCCCGCGCCCACCGTGGCCGCTGCGGCGTATGATCCCAACACCTGGCCCGACCGCTCCGAGATCGTCTTCACGGCCGGCACGGCCGCGTCCCCGGTCAAGGCCGCCATCCGCGCCCTTACGGAAGTCGCGCAGTTGGGCGGCGACTTCGAGACTGGCTCTGTCTACGAGGCGTCCGGCCTGCCCAAGCTGGAGGGGCCTGATGATTTCGAGGCTCTGGCGGAAGGCCCAAGGGTGGACCTGAACGCCCTGCCCTCCATCGAAGCGGACGACATCGCCAAGGAGCTTGCCGCGCTGTGCGCCGGGCTCCGGGAGAAGGAGCTGACCTACTACGCCGTGGATCTGACCCGGCCCGACCTTTTGTTGCCTGCGCATTACGGTTTTGTGCCCGGCCTCCAGTTCCGGGAGCGCGACACCCGCCCCAGCCTCGGCCTGTTCGTGGGCCGGATGCTGGCCGAAGGCGCCGACCCGGAAGAGGCGGAGCGCGGCCTGGCCGTCATCGCCGATGTGTATGGGGACGACGCGTTCTTCCTGCCCTTTTTCCGCGGCATGCTGGCCCTGCGGCAGGAGCAGCTGCTGGCCGCCGAGGAGTGGTTCCAGGAGGCCGAGCCGCTGCAACCGGATGACGACAAGAAGGCGCTGGCAGCCTTCTACATCGCCTATGTGAAGACGCTGATGCAGGACTGGCAGGGCTCCATCCCCTGCCTGGATCGCGCCATCAGGTTGTCACAGGACGTGAAGGAGTACTTCAACCTTCGCGGCGTGGCCAAGTTCAAGCAGGCCATGTACGAGGAGGCGGCGTGCGACTTCGAGGCAGCGCTGGGCCTGGACAAGGGTTCGGCCATGGACATCGCCAACCTGGGCGTATGCAACCGACACATGGGCAATGACGACAAGGCCGTCGAGCTGCTCAGCGCCGCCCTGGAGCTGGACCCCAGCCTGGAGTTTGCACGTAACCACCTGAATGATTTGAATTCAGGCGTGTAG
- a CDS encoding TusE/DsrC/DsvC family sulfur relay protein, translating into MATVEYAGKSFEVDEDGFLQRFEDWCPEWVDYVKESEGIKELTEGHQKVIDFLQDYYKKNGIAPMVRILSKVTGYKLKQIYELFPSGPGKGACKMAGLPKPTGCV; encoded by the coding sequence ATGGCAACGGTTGAATACGCCGGCAAGAGCTTTGAGGTTGATGAGGACGGTTTCCTGCAACGCTTCGAAGACTGGTGCCCCGAGTGGGTTGACTACGTGAAAGAGTCCGAGGGCATCAAAGAGCTCACGGAAGGCCACCAGAAGGTCATCGATTTCCTGCAGGACTACTACAAGAAGAACGGCATCGCCCCCATGGTCCGCATCCTGTCCAAGGTGACCGGCTACAAGCTGAAGCAGATCTACGAGCTGTTCCCCTCGGGCCCCGGCAAGGGAGCCTGTAAGATGGCCGGTCTGCCCAAGCCCACCGGCTGCGTCTAA
- a CDS encoding 3-hydroxyacyl-CoA dehydrogenase NAD-binding domain-containing protein produces the protein MKRVLIVGSGTIGTQVAALFALRGFDTVMHDVSKERLEHAAGAIAGMYNELAAGGHIDAEAAAAGLERLHQEEDLGRAAVGVDLVSESVPEDIALKRAVFAQLNEVCDPDTVFTTNTSDLVPSMLADATGRPELFAAFHFHSPMRGGDVVDIMGHPGTSPAVLVLLQELAGELGQAPIVLKREHPGYVFNNLLNALTRAALELAVDDVASPETVDMAWKRVMHMPVGPFGILDMVGLDTALRIARLGAEQLQDNGLQRIVDYLAQYVEEGRLGVQSGRGFYEYARVEA, from the coding sequence GTGAAACGCGTGCTGATTGTCGGTTCCGGAACCATCGGGACCCAGGTGGCCGCCCTGTTCGCCCTGCGCGGGTTCGACACGGTTATGCACGATGTCTCGAAGGAACGGCTGGAGCATGCGGCCGGCGCGATAGCCGGCATGTACAACGAGCTTGCGGCGGGCGGCCATATCGATGCTGAGGCGGCCGCCGCCGGTCTGGAGCGGCTGCATCAGGAAGAGGACCTGGGGCGCGCCGCTGTCGGCGTGGATCTGGTGAGCGAGTCCGTGCCCGAGGACATCGCGCTCAAACGCGCGGTCTTTGCGCAACTGAACGAGGTCTGCGACCCGGACACCGTGTTTACCACGAACACCTCGGACCTTGTGCCTTCCATGCTGGCGGACGCCACAGGCAGACCCGAGCTGTTCGCCGCGTTTCATTTCCACTCGCCCATGCGCGGCGGCGACGTGGTGGACATCATGGGCCACCCCGGCACCAGCCCCGCGGTGCTGGTGCTGCTCCAGGAGCTGGCGGGCGAGTTGGGGCAGGCGCCCATCGTGCTCAAGCGGGAGCATCCCGGCTATGTGTTCAACAACCTCCTCAACGCTCTGACCCGGGCGGCACTGGAGCTGGCAGTGGACGACGTTGCTTCGCCCGAGACCGTGGACATGGCCTGGAAGCGCGTCATGCACATGCCTGTCGGACCCTTCGGGATTCTGGACATGGTGGGCCTGGACACGGCGTTGCGCATTGCCAGACTCGGCGCGGAACAGTTGCAGGATAACGGCCTGCAGCGCATCGTGGATTACTTGGCGCAGTACGTGGAGGAGGGCAGGCTCGGCGTGCAGAGCGGCAGGGGCTTTTACGAGTACGCCAGAGTGGAGGCATGA
- a CDS encoding TetR/AcrR family transcriptional regulator, translated as MNIDTRKTMLDQALLLFAKRGYEGVGVQEIVAATGVTKPTLYYHFKSKQGLLSTLLDERLSPVLVHLEEQEPSGDIEPDLTRCAATLFAYAASNPEMYRLFLALMFASPESPQHEIAAVHAERQFRAIERIFVRAVEAGTVEDDAALLAATFQGALHNYITLFLLGHVGLDEGAARGAAHRFVHGIGSPDSGNE; from the coding sequence ATGAACATCGATACTCGGAAGACCATGCTGGATCAGGCGCTCCTGCTCTTTGCAAAGCGGGGGTACGAAGGCGTCGGCGTGCAGGAGATTGTGGCTGCGACCGGAGTGACCAAGCCCACGCTGTACTACCACTTCAAGAGCAAGCAGGGGCTGTTGTCCACCTTGCTGGACGAGCGTCTGTCCCCGGTTCTGGTCCACCTGGAAGAGCAGGAGCCCAGCGGAGACATCGAGCCGGACCTGACGCGGTGCGCCGCAACACTCTTTGCCTATGCCGCGAGCAACCCGGAGATGTACCGGCTCTTTCTCGCGCTCATGTTCGCCTCGCCCGAGTCGCCGCAACACGAGATCGCAGCGGTCCATGCGGAGCGACAGTTCCGGGCCATAGAGCGGATTTTCGTACGCGCGGTGGAGGCTGGAACCGTGGAGGACGACGCGGCGTTGCTTGCCGCCACGTTCCAGGGCGCGCTGCATAACTACATCACCCTGTTCCTGCTGGGGCATGTGGGGCTGGATGAAGGCGCCGCCAGGGGCGCAGCGCACCGTTTTGTGCACGGCATCGGAAGCCCGGACAGTGGTAATGAATGA
- a CDS encoding tetratricopeptide repeat protein: MDKITLSSLVKKLPQFKESRMVATGFAAWVSWSADLNPAVAKTLADYGGMQMASERRQALWFFFTKDVFMALAKLEVWSRLNPLKAFVQAAPAKLLVDMKLQLSMSLDRDLASQEAPIPEDFQAWVHPKLADTLKGSPGIELKPAPRKTGMAKVEWKTLHADPRLPYQSSMGWYLVLKPVGNPLDKSFQHGWREFFSEIEQILKRLKTKYILSNNFLMLPLDTLRELRTWCQEYLGMVSRLRESAPEKYWPCVQAIVDRKGLNLNPEMYKKIALDWDQLSPDFPHMSYRTAFLMGDGFKIKDVRFSVDQSSMDDWCNVSLKDELAVMEDMLQVELPKRLVAGQNPSCFYCGQRTHKVTECPSRHMEELEQDIWERVAAVDIDEMRRALEGIDSTLKGEVTEAIGDLLHGQGTTESLLMRAIYEINAPSQLRMLRTVWRSQGREYPKALTQLAEPSGDPVWEALALLLEGESVSVERIVSKEIFKAPRNYQPLALRGFSMLERGEEPRALSLWGEAERHASTPLQQAYLLFLQGRAQEMMGKHETAMELYKSVLKISPTWLDAAYRQGVCQVKMGFAEQAMGFFEELFAKDPHMFNRALFDPEMERGHVQLLSSLHRLWSDAKSRAEDELKSFEELKKEVGRWFPTDHPFYEEMENRIAMVQRMSEIKNYVAFIKLAQERLALARDLQKRVEEEGRKLKKKYANYMERLKVIRQESSWFPFPRILVDFNKDFNYVAKHLNWVMSQHLQVADNFRKASDMEEKVQAKLEKLESRLRTLKIVRDSTLFVMIMGKTFMWLELACLVLSFAFLPLASYWGPALGIDFTGEMPLREKFAIQTNIIVLFSLLALGISALRTALIFESRKDKLFRKIQQS; encoded by the coding sequence ATGGACAAGATAACGCTGAGCTCGCTCGTCAAAAAGCTGCCCCAGTTCAAGGAATCGCGGATGGTCGCCACGGGTTTTGCGGCGTGGGTCTCCTGGTCCGCGGACCTGAACCCTGCGGTGGCAAAGACCCTGGCCGACTATGGCGGCATGCAGATGGCCTCGGAGCGGCGGCAGGCTCTGTGGTTCTTCTTCACCAAAGATGTCTTCATGGCGCTGGCCAAGCTGGAGGTCTGGTCGCGCCTCAACCCCCTGAAGGCGTTTGTACAGGCGGCTCCGGCCAAGCTGCTGGTGGACATGAAGCTGCAGCTCTCCATGTCTCTGGACCGCGATCTGGCCAGCCAGGAGGCGCCGATTCCGGAAGATTTCCAGGCCTGGGTGCATCCCAAGTTGGCCGATACGTTGAAGGGTTCTCCGGGAATCGAGCTCAAGCCAGCGCCGCGTAAAACCGGCATGGCCAAGGTGGAATGGAAGACGCTGCACGCCGATCCGCGGCTGCCGTACCAGTCGTCCATGGGCTGGTATCTAGTGCTCAAGCCGGTGGGCAACCCGCTGGACAAATCGTTCCAGCACGGATGGCGGGAGTTCTTCTCCGAGATCGAGCAGATACTCAAGCGGCTCAAAACCAAGTATATCCTCAGCAACAACTTTCTGATGCTGCCGCTGGACACCCTGCGTGAGCTGCGCACGTGGTGCCAGGAGTATCTCGGCATGGTCTCCCGGCTGCGGGAATCGGCCCCGGAGAAGTACTGGCCGTGCGTCCAGGCCATCGTGGACAGGAAGGGCCTGAACCTGAACCCGGAGATGTACAAGAAGATCGCCCTGGACTGGGACCAGCTCTCGCCGGACTTCCCGCACATGAGCTACCGCACGGCATTTCTCATGGGCGATGGATTCAAGATCAAGGATGTGCGCTTCTCCGTGGACCAGAGCTCCATGGACGACTGGTGCAATGTGAGCCTTAAGGACGAGCTGGCCGTGATGGAGGACATGCTCCAGGTGGAGCTGCCCAAACGGCTGGTGGCCGGGCAGAACCCGTCCTGCTTCTACTGCGGCCAGCGCACGCACAAGGTCACGGAGTGCCCCAGCCGGCACATGGAAGAGCTGGAGCAGGACATCTGGGAACGCGTGGCCGCCGTGGACATCGACGAGATGCGCCGCGCCCTGGAAGGGATCGACTCGACACTGAAGGGCGAGGTGACCGAGGCCATCGGCGATCTGTTGCATGGCCAAGGCACCACGGAAAGCCTGCTGATGCGGGCGATCTACGAGATCAACGCACCGTCCCAGCTGCGCATGCTCCGCACCGTGTGGCGCAGCCAGGGGCGCGAGTACCCCAAGGCATTGACGCAGCTTGCCGAGCCGAGCGGCGACCCTGTCTGGGAGGCGCTTGCACTGCTTCTGGAGGGCGAGTCGGTCAGCGTGGAGCGTATCGTCTCCAAGGAAATTTTCAAGGCGCCGCGCAACTATCAGCCCCTGGCCCTGCGCGGGTTCTCTATGCTGGAACGGGGGGAGGAGCCGCGGGCGCTTTCCCTGTGGGGCGAGGCCGAGCGGCACGCCTCCACGCCGTTGCAGCAGGCCTACCTGCTGTTCCTGCAGGGGCGCGCGCAGGAGATGATGGGCAAGCACGAGACAGCCATGGAGCTGTACAAGAGCGTGCTCAAGATTTCGCCCACATGGCTGGACGCCGCCTATCGCCAGGGCGTGTGCCAGGTGAAGATGGGCTTTGCCGAGCAGGCCATGGGATTTTTCGAGGAGCTCTTCGCCAAGGACCCGCACATGTTCAACCGCGCCCTGTTCGACCCGGAGATGGAGCGCGGCCACGTGCAGCTTCTTTCCTCCCTGCACCGCCTTTGGAGCGACGCCAAGAGCCGCGCCGAGGACGAGCTCAAGAGCTTCGAGGAGCTGAAGAAGGAGGTGGGACGCTGGTTCCCCACCGACCATCCCTTCTACGAGGAGATGGAGAACCGCATCGCCATGGTGCAGCGGATGTCCGAGATCAAGAACTACGTGGCCTTCATCAAGCTGGCGCAGGAGCGCCTGGCCCTGGCGCGCGACCTCCAAAAGCGTGTGGAGGAGGAGGGCCGCAAGCTCAAGAAAAAGTACGCCAACTACATGGAGCGGCTCAAGGTCATCCGGCAGGAGTCCTCCTGGTTCCCGTTTCCGCGGATACTCGTGGATTTCAACAAGGACTTCAACTACGTGGCCAAGCACCTCAACTGGGTCATGTCGCAGCATCTGCAGGTGGCGGACAACTTCCGCAAGGCCAGCGACATGGAAGAGAAGGTGCAGGCCAAACTGGAAAAGCTGGAGAGTCGGCTGCGCACCCTGAAGATCGTGCGCGACTCCACGCTGTTCGTGATGATCATGGGCAAGACCTTCATGTGGCTGGAGCTGGCCTGCCTGGTGCTTTCCTTCGCCTTCCTGCCGCTGGCGTCCTACTGGGGGCCGGCGCTGGGGATAGATTTTACAGGGGAGATGCCACTGCGCGAGAAGTTCGCAATCCAGACGAACATCATCGTGCTTTTCTCCCTCCTGGCGCTGGGCATCTCGGCCCTGCGCACGGCGCTTATCTTCGAGTCGCGCAAGGACAAGCTGTTCCGGAAAATACAGCAAAGCTAG